Proteins encoded in a region of the Penaeus vannamei isolate JL-2024 chromosome 30, ASM4276789v1, whole genome shotgun sequence genome:
- the LOC138867515 gene encoding sodium/potassium/calcium exchanger 1-like, with product MDLVCMGGMIGVTQSGPPIDSPPLFSDWNASYPLAPFPSITFQVHMDCRYTVASWLMWQKKRLGEATGVSRGWGKGLAPAVVGEGGGEGRGEGEGETKNKGACDGEGEIKNKGPCDREVKGEGEIKNKGEYEDEVEGEIKNKGEYEDEVEGEIKNKGEYEDEVEGEIKNKGEYEDEVEGEIKNKGEYEDEVEGEIKNKGEGEVEAESEGEDEGKGISVIAGPFINGACSGNNGTNSDDNDDKPGYKSNNSDYDNNDNKSVEWKKLQQEQQSHQRRDDE from the exons ATGGATTTGGTGTGCATGGGAGGCATGATTGGAGTCACCCAATCAGGACCGCCCATCGACAgccctccccttttttctgatTGGAACGCGTCCTACCCCTTGGCTCCTTTCCCCTCAATCACCTTTCAGGTTCATATGGATTGCAGGTACACTGTGGCTTCGTGGCTAATGTGGCAAAAAAAGCGCTTGGGTGAGGCGACGGGGGTTTCACGGGGCTGGGGAAAGGGTCTGGCGCCCGCTGTagttggtgagggtgggggtgagggtaggggcgagggtgagggtgaaactAAGAATAAGGGTGCGTGTGATGGCGAGGGTGAAATTAAGAATAAGGGACCGTGTGATCGCGAGgttaagggtgagggtgaaattAAGAATAAGGGTGAATatgaggacgaggttgagggtGAAATTAAGAATAAGGGTGAATatgaggacgaggttgagggtGAAATTAAGAATAAGGGTGAATatgaggacgaggttgagggtGAAATTAAGAATAAGGGTGAATatgaggacgaggttgagggtGAAATTAAGAATAAGGGTGAATatgaggacgaggttgagggtGAAATTAAGAATAAGGGTGAGGGCGAGGTTGAggctgagagtgagggtgaggatgagggtaaaGGCATAAG CGTGATTGCG GGACCTTTTATCAATGGAGCTTGCAGTGGCAACAACGGcaccaacagtgatgataacgatgataaacctGGCTACAAGAGCAACAATAGCGattacgataataacgataataaaagcgTCGAGTGGAAGAAactacaacaagaacaacaatcacATCAGCGACGAGACGATGAATAA